The Actinosynnema mirum DSM 43827 genomic interval GCGGTCGAGTTCGTGGTCCCCGAGGGCGACGGTCCCGGCGTTCCCGCGCCCCGGCGGCGGGTGCGCGGGCCGGTCGTGGGGGTCCGCTGCACGGCCGGTGAGGAGTTCCGGGACGCGGTGCAGGTGCTGCACCTGGGCGGTGACCTGGACCTGGACGGGGTCAGGGCGCTGCGGGAGTTCCTGCTCGGCCGGGTGGACGTGGCCGACCGGCGGCCCGTCGAGCTGGACCTGAGCGGGCTGGGGTACCTGAGCAGCTCCGGGGTGGCGCTGCTGCTGGAGGCCGCCGAGGTCGCCGCCGGGCGCGGTCGCGGGGTGGGCGTCGTGGTCACCGAGGGGAGCGCGCCCGCCCGCATCATGGCGGTGTCCGGGTTGCACGGGGGCGCGGCCGGGGACCGGCTCTCGCTCCGGGTGGTGCCGCCTCGGTAGGCGGTGGCCGCCGGTGGTGGCATGACGGCGCGTGACGGATGGGGCGGAGCCCAGACCTGCGAAGCCACCGCTGCGCGGAGCGGGCACCTGCCGGTCGGGTGAAGCTGCGCCACGACCACCCACCCCGGTGACGTGGCGGTGCGACGCTGTGCGTAGACGGGCAGCGACCTGCTGGAGGGGTGGCCTGTGGTGACGTCCGAGGTGCCGTCGTCCGGGGACTTCGCGGAGGACGCCCCATCACCTGACCGGAGCCCCGACGGAAGCGCGCAGGTGCGCAACACCATGTCCGGTGCCGCAGGCGTGGTGCTGCAGGCCGGTGTGGTGCACGGCGAGGTGCACCTGCACGCAGCGCTCCCGCCACCAGCGCCCCTCGTCCCGCAGCAACTGCCAGCCGCACCCGGACCGTTCGCCGGGAGGGTGGCGGAGCTGTCCAGGCTGGACCGAGCCCTGACCGCCACCGCACCGCACGGGTCGCCCCCGACAGCGGGCGCGGCGGTGCTGGTCTCAGCGATCGGCGGGGCAGGCGGCATCGGCAAGACCTGGCTGGCGCTGGCCTGGGCCCACCACCGGCTGGAGCGGTTCCCCGACGGGCAGCTGTTCGTGGACCTGCACGGTTTCAGCCCGGTGGACGCCCCGGTGGAGCCCGCGATGGCAGTGCGCGGTTTCCTCGACGCCCTCGGCGTCGCCCCCGGCCGCGTCCCCGCCGACCTCGGTGCCCAGACCGCGCTCTACCGCAGCCTGCTCGCCGGACGGCGGATGCTGATCGTGCTGGACAACGCCGCCACCGCCGAGCAGGTCGTGCCCCTTCTGCCCGGCTCGCCGACCTGCACGGTGCTGGTCACCGGCCGCCACCGGCTGGCCTCGCTGATCGACAGGCACGGCGCCCGCCACCTGTCCCTCGACGGCCTGTCCCACGATGAGGCCCGGACCCTGCTGACCGCCCGACTGGGCGCCGCCCGCATCGCCTCCGCCTCCGCCGCCGTGGACGAGCTGATCAGGCTGTGCGGGGGACACCCGCTCGCGTTGTCGATCACCGCCCGCAACGTGGACACCAGCCCTGGCGCGCCGCTGGCCGAGGTGGCCGCCGAGCTGCGCGAACTCGGACTGGAGGCGTTCGACCACGACACCGACCCCGCAGCCAGCCTCCCCACAGTCCTGTCCTGGTCCCTGCGCAGACTCACCGACGAGCAGCGCGTCGTGTTCAGCCTGCTCGGCATCGCCCCCGGCCCGGACACGACCCCACCCGCCACCGCCGCCCTCACCCGCCTGTCCTCCGCTCACGCGCGCCGGGCGCTGGCCGCGCTGGAAGGCGCCTCCCTGGTCGAACGTCGGCCGGGCGGGAGGTACGCGATGCACGACCTGGTCCGCCGCTACGCCGCGGACACCGCTGAGGAACTGCCGGAAGGCGTGCGGGAAGTGGCCTTGACGCGAGTGGTGGACTTCCACCTGCACACCGCCTACGCCGCCGAGCGCCTCCTGGCCCCTCATCGTGAGCTCTTACCGCCCGGCCCACCCGCGCCTGGCGTCCGTCCCTCTCCGCTGCCCGACGCGGCAGCCGCACTCGCCTGGCTGGACGTCGAGTACACCACCCTGCTGGCCGCCCAGCGCACCGCCACCGCCCGCGGTCGCCATGACGCGGCCTGGCACCTCGCCTGGAACCTGCACACCTTCCAGCTCCGACGGGGCCACCGGCACGACATGCTCGCGGTGTGGCGGGCGGCTCTGAACGCGGCACCCCACCTGCCCGACCCCACCGCTCGCAGCCGCAGCCTCCGGTTCCTCGGCCGCGCTTGCTCCCGGTTGGGACTGCACGAACAGGCCATCGCACACCTGGACCGGGCGCTGGACCTGGCCGCGGAGCGCGATGACCCCACCGAGCAGGCACTCACCCACCGGCAGCTCGCCACTGCCTGGGACCTGAACGGGGATGGTCGGCGTGCCCTGGAACACGCCCGGCGCACCCTCCACCTCTACCGCAGCCTCGACAAGCCGGTGTGGGAAGCCGACGCGCTCAACGCGGTGGGCTGGTACGCCGCACGCGTGAACGAGTTCGACACCGCTTACACCCACTGCCGGGCAGCGCTCCCGCTGTTCCAACGGCACCACGAGCGCGACGGCGAGGCGAACACCCTCGACAGCCTCGGCTACATCGCCCAGCGCAGGGGCGAGCACCAGCAAGCCCTCGACCACTACCACCGAGCCCTCGCGCTGTACCGCGACCTCGGCCATGCCCCCGAGGTCGCGAACACCCTCGACCACATGGGTCACCCCCACGCCGCGCTCGGACAGCACGCCCAGGCCCGCGCACGGTGGGAGGAGGCCCTGGAGCTGTACCTGGAACAGGGCCGCGAAGAGGACGCCTCCCGCGTGCGGCGGGAACTTGACGACGCCCGCCACGTCGCGGACGACCGGTGACGGCGACGACGCCCGAACGGGCCGTCAGCCCTGCCGGGCCTGGGCCCGGACGGCCTCCACGGCCTCGTCCAGGGTGGGCTTGATCAGGAGGCTGTCGGCCATCCCGGTCACCTGGAGCGGGCGCAGGACCGCCCGCTGGTCCGCCACCACGGCCAGGGCGAGGCCCCGGCGCTGGGCGCGGGCGTACGACTCGGCCAGCAGCGAGATGCCGCTGGAGCCGAAGAAGACGACCTCGCGCAGGTCAAGGACCAGGGCGCCCGTCGCCTGGTCGAGCTGGTCGAGCACCTCGGCCCTGATCGGGTCGGTGCTGGCGGCGTCGACCTCGCCGGTGATCCTGGTGATCAGCACGCCGTCCGACTCGCGGGTCACCGCGCCGGTCTGTCCGTCCATGAGTTGTGCCTCCACGCGCTGCTGGTCCGTGCTAACGGGCTGGCTGCTCAACCCACGACTCTCCGGCCTCCGGCAGAGTCTACTCACCGTGTCCGAATTACTCGGCCTCTCCCCCGTTCAGGTGGCCGAGCCTGCGGAAGGCCAGCAGGGCGATGTCGTCCTTCTTCTGCTGGCCCAGTTCGGCCAGGAGGCGGTCGCACAGCGCGTCCATGTCGTCGTCGTGCGACACGGACTCGCGCAGCAGGTCGAGGCCGACGTCCATGTCCTCGCCGGCGTGCTCGACCAGGCCGTCGGTGGTGAGCAGGACCAAGGCGCCCTCGGGCAGCACCAGCGGCGTCGCGGGCGGCCTCGGCAGGCCGACGCCCAGCAGGGGGCCGCGGATCTCGTCCAGGTAGCGGGCGCCCGACTCGTCGGCCAGCAGCGGCGGGACGTGGCCCGCGTTCGCCACCAGGGTCGAGCCGTCCGCCGGGTCCACCAGGAACAGGCAGAGCGTGGTGATGCCCCGGAAGGGGTGGTAGCGCTGGAGCATCGCGTCCAGCTTGGCCAGGATCGCCGCCGGGTCGCGCTCCTCCACGGCGTAGGCGCGCAGGGCGTGCCGGACCTCGCCCATGATGGTGGCCGCGTCCAGCGAGTGGCCGCAGACGTCGCCGATGGCGATCAGCAGCCGGTCGTCGTCGAGCTCGGTGACCTCGTAGAAGTCGCCGCCGATCTCGGCGTGCGCGGACGCGGGCACGTACCTGGCCGTCATGGGCAGGGTGGGCCTGGTCGGCAGGACCCTGGGCAGCAGGCTGCGCTGCAGGGTCAGGGCCAGGTTGTGCTCCTCGGCGAACGCCCGCAGGCCGTCGGCGGCCAGCGCGGTGGCCTGGGCCAGCTGGCGCAGGAGGTTGCGGTCCTCGTCGGTGGCCGCGCTCGCCGGGTCCACGGCCAGCAGGATCGGGGTGCGGCGCTGGTTGCGCCGGGCCGCCACGACGACGGCCGGGGCTCCGGGGCGCCACGCCGGGTCCTCGACCAGGCGGACCTCGCCGTCGCCGAGCTGCCGCTCCAGGACGTCGTCGGGCGCGGTGTCCAGGACCACCTCGCCGTTCTCGGCGCGGCAGGAGCGGACCGCGCCCTGCGGGGTGGGCACCAGGGCGGTGGCCGGGGTGTCCAGGACGGTCGCGGTTCCTGCCGCCGCCGCCTCCGCCAGGCCGTCGAAGGTCTGCGCGGCGTTGACCGCGAGCGTGGCCCTGGTGAGCTTGGCCAGGCGGTCGGCCAGGCGCTCCGCCAGCGCGCGGGCCCGGTAGTAGCGCAGGGCCGCCTCGACGGTGGCCAGCAGCTCGCCGGGGTCGACCGGTTCGGTCAGGTAGGCGTCCGCGCCCCGGTTGAGGCCGGTGATGCGGTCCTCGGCCTCGCGGTGCGCGGCGGAGACGTGCACGACCGGCACGGCGGCGGTGCGCGGGTCGCCCTTGATGCGCTCGGCGATGTCGAAGCCGCTCATGTCGGGCAGGTTGACGTCCAGCACGACCAGGTCGAACTCGACCTCGTCGAGCAGGACGAGCGCCTCGCCGCCGGTGACGGCCTCGGTGATCTGGTGGCCGCCCCGGCGCAGCCAGCTGGCGGTGATGTACCGGCTGGCCTCCAGGTCGTCCACGACGAGGATGTGCGCCGGTGTGGGCTGGGGCAGGTTCATCGTGGGGTCCCCGGTGGGAGGGTGC includes:
- a CDS encoding ATP-binding protein produces the protein MSGAAGVVLQAGVVHGEVHLHAALPPPAPLVPQQLPAAPGPFAGRVAELSRLDRALTATAPHGSPPTAGAAVLVSAIGGAGGIGKTWLALAWAHHRLERFPDGQLFVDLHGFSPVDAPVEPAMAVRGFLDALGVAPGRVPADLGAQTALYRSLLAGRRMLIVLDNAATAEQVVPLLPGSPTCTVLVTGRHRLASLIDRHGARHLSLDGLSHDEARTLLTARLGAARIASASAAVDELIRLCGGHPLALSITARNVDTSPGAPLAEVAAELRELGLEAFDHDTDPAASLPTVLSWSLRRLTDEQRVVFSLLGIAPGPDTTPPATAALTRLSSAHARRALAALEGASLVERRPGGRYAMHDLVRRYAADTAEELPEGVREVALTRVVDFHLHTAYAAERLLAPHRELLPPGPPAPGVRPSPLPDAAAALAWLDVEYTTLLAAQRTATARGRHDAAWHLAWNLHTFQLRRGHRHDMLAVWRAALNAAPHLPDPTARSRSLRFLGRACSRLGLHEQAIAHLDRALDLAAERDDPTEQALTHRQLATAWDLNGDGRRALEHARRTLHLYRSLDKPVWEADALNAVGWYAARVNEFDTAYTHCRAALPLFQRHHERDGEANTLDSLGYIAQRRGEHQQALDHYHRALALYRDLGHAPEVANTLDHMGHPHAALGQHAQARARWEEALELYLEQGREEDASRVRRELDDARHVADDR
- a CDS encoding anti-sigma factor antagonist (This anti-anti-sigma factor, or anti-sigma factor antagonist, belongs to a family that includes characterized members SpoIIAA, RsbV, RsfA, and RsfB.), coding for MDGQTGAVTRESDGVLITRITGEVDAASTDPIRAEVLDQLDQATGALVLDLREVVFFGSSGISLLAESYARAQRRGLALAVVADQRAVLRPLQVTGMADSLLIKPTLDEAVEAVRAQARQG
- a CDS encoding SpoIIE family protein phosphatase codes for the protein MNLPQPTPAHILVVDDLEASRYITASWLRRGGHQITEAVTGGEALVLLDEVEFDLVVLDVNLPDMSGFDIAERIKGDPRTAAVPVVHVSAAHREAEDRITGLNRGADAYLTEPVDPGELLATVEAALRYYRARALAERLADRLAKLTRATLAVNAAQTFDGLAEAAAAGTATVLDTPATALVPTPQGAVRSCRAENGEVVLDTAPDDVLERQLGDGEVRLVEDPAWRPGAPAVVVAARRNQRRTPILLAVDPASAATDEDRNLLRQLAQATALAADGLRAFAEEHNLALTLQRSLLPRVLPTRPTLPMTARYVPASAHAEIGGDFYEVTELDDDRLLIAIGDVCGHSLDAATIMGEVRHALRAYAVEERDPAAILAKLDAMLQRYHPFRGITTLCLFLVDPADGSTLVANAGHVPPLLADESGARYLDEIRGPLLGVGLPRPPATPLVLPEGALVLLTTDGLVEHAGEDMDVGLDLLRESVSHDDDMDALCDRLLAELGQQKKDDIALLAFRRLGHLNGGEAE